In Notamacropus eugenii isolate mMacEug1 chromosome 1, mMacEug1.pri_v2, whole genome shotgun sequence, one genomic interval encodes:
- the LOC140519791 gene encoding ectonucleoside triphosphate diphosphohydrolase 8-like isoform X1, whose protein sequence is MVKFLLCPNRHLFCIKVLLSLPLPYPQTLKIWILISWLATSAPESIAANSMGLDMKRYVFPITLVLTVCTVVTLVLTLLATNSTLPPGTKFGLVFDAGSSHTSLFVYQWPADKENNTGMVSQTMACDVQGDGISSYAHNPEAAGRSLKPCLDEAMKQIPAAQLAQTPVYLGATAGMRILSLEDPKAADSVLAEVGKTIQQYPMDFRGARIISGAEEGAYGWITINYLLDIFTKYSVKNGDWIRPPAAKVLGALDLGGASTQISFLPSESIADPATASHFHLYGFSYTIYTHSYLCYGQAQAQKQVIMRLSQASQDTSGQVEHPCYHKGFKNTVMARSIYDSPCTAYLQPRGLDLNQEMTLVGTGNVTKCQQAIRAIFNFTACGLHRPCAFNGTYQPTTSGQFFAFSAFFYTFNFLNITSGQSLFEVMNTIEQYCSRSWTDVTGSYPKQKLRWLQDYCANANYILILLLEGYKFSEKSWTSIRFQQKAAGTDIGWTLGYMLNLTNIIPVEAPVYVRTQKEGLWITCIIFLILILVAALVLLLAYVL, encoded by the exons ATGGTGAAGTTCCTTCTGTGTCCTAACCGTCACCTCTTCTGCATAAAAGTCTTACTGTCCTTACCGTTACCCTATCCCCAAACTCTAAAGATCTGGATTCTAATCTCGTGGTTAGCGACCTCAG CTCCAGAATCTATAGCTGCTAATTCAATGGGGCTGGATATGAAGCGCTACGTGTTCCCCATTACACTGGTCCTGACCGTCTGCACAGTTGTTACCCTGGTGCTGACCCTCCTGGCCACTAATAGCACCCTTCCCCCAGGAACCAAG TTCGGGCTCGTGTTTGATGCTGGCTCCTCACATACATCCCTCTTCGTGTACCAGTGGCCTGCGGACAAGGAGAACAACACAGGCATGGTCAGCCAGACCATGGCTTGTGATGTGCAGG GCGATGGGATCTCCAGCTATGCTCACAACCCTGAAGCTGCAGGAAGGTCCCTGAAACCATGTTTAGATGAAGCAATGAAACAGATCCCAGCAGCACAACTGGCCCAGACACCAGTGTACCTGGGTGCAACAGCTGGGATGAGAATCCTCAG CCTGGAGGACCCAAAAGCTGCTGATTCGGTCCTGGCTGAGGTGGGCAAGACCATCCAGCAGTACCCCATGGATTTCCGAGGGGCTCGCATCATCTCTGGTGCCGAGGAGGGAGCCTATGGTTGGATCACCATCAATTACCTCTTGGATATCTTCACGAAG TATTCAGTCAAGAATGGAGATTGGATCCGCCCTCCAGCAGCCAAGGTGCTTGGAGCCCTGGACCTAGGAGGGGCTTCAACCCAGATCAGCTTTCTCCCCAGTGAGTCCATTGCAGATCCAGCCACTGCCTCCCATTTCCATCTGTATGGTTTCAGCTACACCATCTATACACACAGCTACCTGTGCTATGGGCAGGCCCAGGCGCAAAAGCAGGTGATCATGAGATTGAGCCAG GCATCCCAGGATACCTCTGGCCAAGTTGAACATCCCTGTTACCACAAGGGCTTTAAGAATACAGTGATGGCACGGTCTATCTATGACAGCCCCTGCACAGCCTACCTTCAGCCAAGGGGGCTCGACTTGAACCAAGAGATGACGCTGGTGGGCACAGGCAACGTCACCAAGTGTCAGCAAGCCATAAGAGCCATCTTCAATTTTACTGCCTGTGGCCTCCATCGTCCCTGCGCCTTCAATGGCACCTACCAACCCACCACTAGTGGCCAGTTCTTT gctttctctgccttcttttaTACCTTTAACTTCCTCAACATCACCTCAGGCCAGTCTCTGTTTGAGGTCATGAACACCATTGAGCAGTACTGCAGCCGGAGTTGGACAGAT GTGACTGGCAGTTACCCCAAACAAAAATTGCGCTGGCTGCAAGATTACTGTGCTAATGCCAACTatatcctcatcctcctcctggAAGGTTACAAGTTCTCTGAGAAGAGCTGGACCTCTATCAGGTTCCAACAGAAA GCTGCAGGGACAGACATTGGATGGACCCTTGGATACATGCTGAACCTAACCAACATCATTCCAGTTGAAGCTCCAGTCTATGTTCGTACCCAGAAGGAGGGACTCTGGATCACCTGCATCATCTTCCTTATACTTATCTTAGTTGCAGCCCTGGTCCTGCTGCTGGCATATGTCCTCTGA
- the LOC140519791 gene encoding ectonucleoside triphosphate diphosphohydrolase 8-like isoform X3 → MVKFLLCPNRHLFCIKVLLSLPLPYPQTLKIWILISWLATSAPESIAANSMGLDMKRYVFPITLVLTVCTVVTLVLTLLATNSTLPPGTKFGLVFDAGSSHTSLFVYQWPADKENNTGMVSQTMACDVQGDGISSYAHNPEAAGRSLKPCLDEAMKQIPAAQLAQTPVYLGATAGMRILSLEDPKAADSVLAEVGKTIQQYPMDFRGARIISGAEEGAYGWITINYLLDIFTKYSVKNGDWIRPPAAKVLGALDLGGASTQISFLPSESIADPATASHFHLYGFSYTIYTHSYLCYGQAQAQKQVIMRLSQASQDTSGQVEHPCYHKGFKNTVMARSIYDSPCTAYLQPRGLDLNQEMTLVGTGNVTKCQQAIRAIFNFTACGLHRPCAFNGTYQPTTSGQFFAFSAFFYTFNFLNITSGQSLFEVMNTIEQYCSRSWTDVSSRNE, encoded by the exons ATGGTGAAGTTCCTTCTGTGTCCTAACCGTCACCTCTTCTGCATAAAAGTCTTACTGTCCTTACCGTTACCCTATCCCCAAACTCTAAAGATCTGGATTCTAATCTCGTGGTTAGCGACCTCAG CTCCAGAATCTATAGCTGCTAATTCAATGGGGCTGGATATGAAGCGCTACGTGTTCCCCATTACACTGGTCCTGACCGTCTGCACAGTTGTTACCCTGGTGCTGACCCTCCTGGCCACTAATAGCACCCTTCCCCCAGGAACCAAG TTCGGGCTCGTGTTTGATGCTGGCTCCTCACATACATCCCTCTTCGTGTACCAGTGGCCTGCGGACAAGGAGAACAACACAGGCATGGTCAGCCAGACCATGGCTTGTGATGTGCAGG GCGATGGGATCTCCAGCTATGCTCACAACCCTGAAGCTGCAGGAAGGTCCCTGAAACCATGTTTAGATGAAGCAATGAAACAGATCCCAGCAGCACAACTGGCCCAGACACCAGTGTACCTGGGTGCAACAGCTGGGATGAGAATCCTCAG CCTGGAGGACCCAAAAGCTGCTGATTCGGTCCTGGCTGAGGTGGGCAAGACCATCCAGCAGTACCCCATGGATTTCCGAGGGGCTCGCATCATCTCTGGTGCCGAGGAGGGAGCCTATGGTTGGATCACCATCAATTACCTCTTGGATATCTTCACGAAG TATTCAGTCAAGAATGGAGATTGGATCCGCCCTCCAGCAGCCAAGGTGCTTGGAGCCCTGGACCTAGGAGGGGCTTCAACCCAGATCAGCTTTCTCCCCAGTGAGTCCATTGCAGATCCAGCCACTGCCTCCCATTTCCATCTGTATGGTTTCAGCTACACCATCTATACACACAGCTACCTGTGCTATGGGCAGGCCCAGGCGCAAAAGCAGGTGATCATGAGATTGAGCCAG GCATCCCAGGATACCTCTGGCCAAGTTGAACATCCCTGTTACCACAAGGGCTTTAAGAATACAGTGATGGCACGGTCTATCTATGACAGCCCCTGCACAGCCTACCTTCAGCCAAGGGGGCTCGACTTGAACCAAGAGATGACGCTGGTGGGCACAGGCAACGTCACCAAGTGTCAGCAAGCCATAAGAGCCATCTTCAATTTTACTGCCTGTGGCCTCCATCGTCCCTGCGCCTTCAATGGCACCTACCAACCCACCACTAGTGGCCAGTTCTTT gctttctctgccttcttttaTACCTTTAACTTCCTCAACATCACCTCAGGCCAGTCTCTGTTTGAGGTCATGAACACCATTGAGCAGTACTGCAGCCGGAGTTGGACAGATGTGAGCTCAAGGAATGAATGA
- the LOC140519791 gene encoding ectonucleoside triphosphate diphosphohydrolase 8-like isoform X2: protein MGLDMKRYVFPITLVLTVCTVVTLVLTLLATNSTLPPGTKFGLVFDAGSSHTSLFVYQWPADKENNTGMVSQTMACDVQGDGISSYAHNPEAAGRSLKPCLDEAMKQIPAAQLAQTPVYLGATAGMRILSLEDPKAADSVLAEVGKTIQQYPMDFRGARIISGAEEGAYGWITINYLLDIFTKYSVKNGDWIRPPAAKVLGALDLGGASTQISFLPSESIADPATASHFHLYGFSYTIYTHSYLCYGQAQAQKQVIMRLSQASQDTSGQVEHPCYHKGFKNTVMARSIYDSPCTAYLQPRGLDLNQEMTLVGTGNVTKCQQAIRAIFNFTACGLHRPCAFNGTYQPTTSGQFFAFSAFFYTFNFLNITSGQSLFEVMNTIEQYCSRSWTDVTGSYPKQKLRWLQDYCANANYILILLLEGYKFSEKSWTSIRFQQKAAGTDIGWTLGYMLNLTNIIPVEAPVYVRTQKEGLWITCIIFLILILVAALVLLLAYVL from the exons ATGGGGCTGGATATGAAGCGCTACGTGTTCCCCATTACACTGGTCCTGACCGTCTGCACAGTTGTTACCCTGGTGCTGACCCTCCTGGCCACTAATAGCACCCTTCCCCCAGGAACCAAG TTCGGGCTCGTGTTTGATGCTGGCTCCTCACATACATCCCTCTTCGTGTACCAGTGGCCTGCGGACAAGGAGAACAACACAGGCATGGTCAGCCAGACCATGGCTTGTGATGTGCAGG GCGATGGGATCTCCAGCTATGCTCACAACCCTGAAGCTGCAGGAAGGTCCCTGAAACCATGTTTAGATGAAGCAATGAAACAGATCCCAGCAGCACAACTGGCCCAGACACCAGTGTACCTGGGTGCAACAGCTGGGATGAGAATCCTCAG CCTGGAGGACCCAAAAGCTGCTGATTCGGTCCTGGCTGAGGTGGGCAAGACCATCCAGCAGTACCCCATGGATTTCCGAGGGGCTCGCATCATCTCTGGTGCCGAGGAGGGAGCCTATGGTTGGATCACCATCAATTACCTCTTGGATATCTTCACGAAG TATTCAGTCAAGAATGGAGATTGGATCCGCCCTCCAGCAGCCAAGGTGCTTGGAGCCCTGGACCTAGGAGGGGCTTCAACCCAGATCAGCTTTCTCCCCAGTGAGTCCATTGCAGATCCAGCCACTGCCTCCCATTTCCATCTGTATGGTTTCAGCTACACCATCTATACACACAGCTACCTGTGCTATGGGCAGGCCCAGGCGCAAAAGCAGGTGATCATGAGATTGAGCCAG GCATCCCAGGATACCTCTGGCCAAGTTGAACATCCCTGTTACCACAAGGGCTTTAAGAATACAGTGATGGCACGGTCTATCTATGACAGCCCCTGCACAGCCTACCTTCAGCCAAGGGGGCTCGACTTGAACCAAGAGATGACGCTGGTGGGCACAGGCAACGTCACCAAGTGTCAGCAAGCCATAAGAGCCATCTTCAATTTTACTGCCTGTGGCCTCCATCGTCCCTGCGCCTTCAATGGCACCTACCAACCCACCACTAGTGGCCAGTTCTTT gctttctctgccttcttttaTACCTTTAACTTCCTCAACATCACCTCAGGCCAGTCTCTGTTTGAGGTCATGAACACCATTGAGCAGTACTGCAGCCGGAGTTGGACAGAT GTGACTGGCAGTTACCCCAAACAAAAATTGCGCTGGCTGCAAGATTACTGTGCTAATGCCAACTatatcctcatcctcctcctggAAGGTTACAAGTTCTCTGAGAAGAGCTGGACCTCTATCAGGTTCCAACAGAAA GCTGCAGGGACAGACATTGGATGGACCCTTGGATACATGCTGAACCTAACCAACATCATTCCAGTTGAAGCTCCAGTCTATGTTCGTACCCAGAAGGAGGGACTCTGGATCACCTGCATCATCTTCCTTATACTTATCTTAGTTGCAGCCCTGGTCCTGCTGCTGGCATATGTCCTCTGA